Part of the Chromatiaceae bacterium genome is shown below.
TCGCAGTGAGGATCAGCACGTGCGGAAGCGGGTTCGAATAGTCGCCAAGCCCCGCAATGAAGATCGGCGCATTGCCGTCGGCCACCTTGCCGATCGAGATATACAGGATGAACACCGAGGTCTGGAACAGCGCCAGGCCGATGATCTTCTTGACCAGATTGCCCTGTGAGATGACGACGTAGAATCCCGCCATCATCAGGAACACCACGATCCAGTAGTTGTACAGACCGGGCAGGCTACTCATGGAATCCGTCTCCGTCCGGCGAGCGCGTAGAACACGGCCATCACCACCGAGAAGACGGTGATCCCGACACCCAGTTCGACCAACATCACGCCGAGGTGCTGGCCGTCGACCGGGTCTGCCGCGAGGGCGCTGTAGTCGAGAAAGGCATACCCGCGCAGCATCGCGAACAGGCCGACCGCGGCATAGATCAACACACCCAGCGCCGCCAGTCGGTGCAGCCAGCGCGGAGGGACCACCAGGCGGGCGTCACCGTCACCGAAAACCAGGTCGTACAGGATGAAACCGGTTGCGAGGATCACGCCGGCCTGAAAGCCGCCCCCGGCACCGAAATCGCCGTGAAACTGGACGTAGAGCGCAAACAACAGGATCAGCGGCAGCAGCATCTTGACCACCACGCGCAGCACCAGGTGTTCGCCGATCGCCGAACTGCCGGGACGCGTACCCGGTCCGTCCTGGATACCGAGCAACAGCAGGACGCCCAGGCCGGCGGTGAAGATCACGAATGTCTCGCCCAATGTGTCATAGCCGCGATAACTGGCGAGCACCGCCGTCACGATGTTCGGCATTCCTACCTCGGTCGGCCCCTGCTGGATGTAGCGAGGTGCGACGTGCACATGTGCCGGGGCTGTCGGGTCCCCGAGCAGTGGCGCATCGAGCGTCGCGTAGACCAGCGCCGCACCGGTTACCGTGACCACCATCAGCGGCAGCAACGGGCTGTGCCTCGGGCGTTTTTCCCAGCGGGTGGTCAGGCGCAGGCTGGACAACAGCAGTACCGTGGTCACGCCGGCACCGACCGCGGCCTCGGTGAACGCCACGTCGACTGCATCCAGGTCCATGAACAACGCGGCCGTCATGAAACTGTAGACACCGAACAGCATCGCGACCGCGAACAGGTCACGCTGGCGGATCGCGGCCACGGCGATCAGCACCAGGAAACCCAGCACGAAGACGTCGATCAACCCTTCGATGACCGATCCTCCTCCGCCGGGTCGGTGTCGTGGATCACCAACGGCTTGTGGTCGCCGTGCAGGGCCGCCTTGGCCATCGCATGGGTCGCGGTCGGGTTGGTGGCCAGGATGAGCAGAAGGATCAGGAAGACCTTGATCAGGTCGGCCGACCAGTCCATCTGCAGCATGAGTCCGCACAACAACAACGGTGTCGCGAGCGTCTCGGTCAGGCCGGCGGCGTGTACCCGGGCATAGAAGTCCGGCAGGCGCAGCAGTCCGACCCCACCGGTGAGACACAAAATGCCGCCGGTGAGAAAGCAGAGGCTGCTCAGCAGTTCCAACGGCGTGCTCACAGTTCGCCCCCGCGCCGCCGTTGCGGCGGGTCGTTGTCGCTGTATTCGAAGAATCGCATCACGGCGATCGTGCTGACGAAATTGACCATCGCATACAGCAGCGCGATGTCCAGATAGCTGTGCCACGACAGGGCATAGCCACCCAGCGCGATCAACAGCACGGTCTTGGTTCCAAACGCATTCGCGGCGAGCATCCGGTCGTAAGCGCTCGGCCCCTCGAACGCACGGATCAGGGCAAGGATCATCGTGACCAGCACAGCGGCTATCGCGGCGCTCAGCATCGGCTCATACCTTCAACCGCAGGATGCGCCGTTCCATCTCCCCGCAGCGGAGTTCGTCGATACCTTCTTTGTACAAGCTGTGCACCATGAAGTGGTCGTCGTTGACATCCGTGGTCAACGTACCGGGCGTCAGCGTGATGGAGTTGGCGTAGAGGGTCTTCTCGAACGGTGTCGTGACGCGCGTGTCGAGTCGGGTCCAGGTCGGGTGGATCGGCATCCGTGGGTCCCAGATGCGGCGTGCGAGATCGATGTTGGACTTCACTACCATCCAGAACAACCATGGCAGGTACCCCAGAAGGCGGAGGTTCGGGTACAGGATGCTCGGGTCGTGATCGGTAGCATCCATGCGTCGCAGGAACCATACCGTCAGCAGTACCGAAAACAGACCGAGGGACAGCATGAACGCCGAGAACAGCCCGGACAGCAGCATCCAGAATCCGAAGAGCATGACGGTCGCGTAGAGGTAGCGCATATTCGATCTGTCGTTGGTTCCCCGCCAAAACCTGACGGGCACGGGCTTACGGTTTCCCGTTCAAAGCTAGTCAATCACCGACGACCTGGCAATCCGAGGGGTGGCTTCCGCCATGTGGGCAGCATTGATTTTTTCGATCCAGACCCTTGTTCCGGGCCCCTTTCCCGGCGTCGTGCGGCGGTCGCCAACGGCCGGGACGCCGGCTTGGCGAAGCCGGCAATGCCCGTTATGCTGCCGGCAGACCGCGGCGCAAGTCGCGGCCGTGCGGCGTATCAGTCAATCCAGCATCAGGACCCGGACTTGATCGGACCAGTCAGCAACAAGACCCTGTCGGCCTGTGCGCGGCACGAACGTGCGATCGGAGCGCTGGGCAGCAGCAACGAGATCTTCTTCAATCTCGATGCGCGCCGTGTCTACTTCGACCGAAGCCTCGGTCATCTGTATTTCTGCGCCACCCAGGACGACCTGATCCCGGCGACATTGCGTGCGGTGTTTTCGGGCATGGGCAGCGGCATCGTCGTCGAACAGCTGCACCTCGACGAACATCGCTGTTTCAACGCGGCCCGGCGGGTCACCTTGAGCGCCGATCAGGCCGGTGCGGCACTGGTCGCATTGCGTCTGGCGGGGGTGAGGGCGACCATCGCCTGAGCCAACCGGGCCTGGATCTCGAATCGATGATTCAATCCGGGCGTGCCCGCCGCAACAACGCGTCGATCCCCGGATAGTCCGGTGGTGTCACCTCGAACTTGCGGCCTGCGCCGCCCCAGGATTCGCCGGCGGCGAGTTGCGCCAACAGCTGCGTCCGGTCACCGAACTGAATGCCGCCGACCGAGGCGATGCCGCGCGCGAACAGCGGGTCCGGCGCGCCGCTGCCGCTTGGGCCGATCAGCTCGATGCGTACCCCACCGCCGAGTGTTGCGAGCAGTTCGTCAAGACTGTCGTTGACCAGGGTCGACGCGGTGCATAGCACCTGGCTGCAGGCGCGCAGGTCGGCGGCCACGGTGGTTGCGGTGATCCCTTCGCGTGCCGGAATGCGTTGGGGCACCCGTTCGAGCACCACGACCTCGGCCCCTTTGCCCAGCAGTCGGTCGACCAGAGGGCGGAAGTAGCCGACCATCCCGACCCGGTTACCCGCCGGCGGCCACTGTTGGGCTGCCGCGGCGGCGCGGTCCGGTGGTACATAATGCGCCCTGCGGTACAACGCTGCGCTCAGCGCATTGTAGGCACCAAGTGCCAGGGCGCGTTCCGGCAGCCCGCGCTCGGAGAAACCCGTCAACAGCTCAGCTGTGTCCGCGCTGAACCGTGCCGGTTCCGGGTAGCGGGTCCGCAGCTGCTGCAGCATCCCACCCATGCTCACGTAGAACGGACCGACGCTGCCGTCGGCGAGGAACACAAAGCCGAACTCGTCGCGGAAGTCCTCGTCGTCCACCGGCGTCGGCAGGTGCATGCCGGCGATCTGCGGATGCCCCAGATGGCGCGCGATACGTTCGCCGATGCGCTGGTAGTCGTCGTTGATCGACATCCTGCTGCCCCTCGTTCCCAGGCTGATAGGTTGTTTCAAGCACCGCGCGTCGGCGCTACTCCGGGTAGTTCCACACCCGCCAGTCGGCGAACAGTGGGAAGTACAGCGCGAGACGAATCGGACGTGGGTCGATCTCCCGCACGATGCGCGCATAGTTCTCGAGTTGATCGCGGTAGCGCGCCTGCTCCTGGTCGAGGAAGGCCGCGCGATCGCCGGCCAGATGTTCGCCGGTTTTGTAATCGATGATCCAGCGTACACCGTCATGATCGACGAAACTGCGGTCGATCACATAGTGCCGCGGATGGCCATCGAACATGGTCAGCGGCCACTCGCAGCGCGCCTCGGCGTGGTCATCGAGGATCCAGCGACCGGTCGGGTCGGCCAGTGTCTGCTGCAGTGCCCGCAGTGCCTTGTCCAGTGCGCGATCGAGTTCGGCGGGGGCGACCCCGAGGTTCTGCAGGCCGCTGCGCAGGGTCGTGTCGAGTTCCTGTGCACGTTGCGTCGGCCAGTGTTCGATGCCCTCGGTCGCGATGCGCTGCAGCAGCCGGTGTACCAGGGTCCCGACATGCCGTGCGCTGTCGCCGGCCCAGTCGAACTCGATCGCCCCGGCGACCTCGCCGGCCGGTTGCGGCACTGCGGTCGGGGGTTCGCCTGGCGGCAGTCGTGCCTGCCAGTCCGCGGCGAGGCGCAGTTGTGCGTGCGGCGCGGTCGATACGCGCGGCGGCACAGATCCTCCGCCCGGCGCGAGCCCGGTGAACGCCGCACCGACCACCGGCCACAGGCGTTCGAGCAGCGAATCCGCCTGCGGTGCGCGCGGCTCGCCGTTCGCGTCGAACACGATATGCCCGAGCAGGTGCAGACGGCGCCTGGCACGCGTCGCGGCGACGTACAGCAGTCGGGTCGTCTCGAGGCGATCCTTGTCACGTTCGAGTTCGCGCAGGTAAGCCGAGATCGGTTCGTGATCGCTGCCGACCGCACGAATCGGCGCCATCAGCAACTGTGTCTGGCCATCTGCGGAAGGGCGCTCCAGCCAGTACAACAATTCACTGTCGCGGCCGCGGGGACGGCGCCCGAGACCGGGCAGTATCACGCTGTCGAACTCGAGTCCCTTGGCCTTGTGCATCGTCATGAGCTGAACACGGCCGTCGGCGTGGCTGTCGGGCGCGGCGTACAGGCCGTCCAGGGCGCTCGCGAGGCGCGTG
Proteins encoded:
- a CDS encoding cation:proton antiporter subunit C; this encodes MSSLPGLYNYWIVVFLMMAGFYVVISQGNLVKKIIGLALFQTSVFILYISIGKVADGNAPIFIAGLGDYSNPLPHVLILTAIVVGVATTAVGLALIVRIQEAYGSVEEDEIQARDAESADAPGARPNDGSAESET
- a CDS encoding pH regulation protein F; the protein is MLSAAIAAVLVTMILALIRAFEGPSAYDRMLAANAFGTKTVLLIALGGYALSWHSYLDIALLYAMVNFVSTIAVMRFFEYSDNDPPQRRRGGEL
- a CDS encoding monovalent cation/H(+) antiporter subunit G — protein: MSTPLELLSSLCFLTGGILCLTGGVGLLRLPDFYARVHAAGLTETLATPLLLCGLMLQMDWSADLIKVFLILLLILATNPTATHAMAKAALHGDHKPLVIHDTDPAEEDRSSKG
- a CDS encoding DUF4040 domain-containing protein; amino-acid sequence: MEGLIDVFVLGFLVLIAVAAIRQRDLFAVAMLFGVYSFMTAALFMDLDAVDVAFTEAAVGAGVTTVLLLSSLRLTTRWEKRPRHSPLLPLMVVTVTGAALVYATLDAPLLGDPTAPAHVHVAPRYIQQGPTEVGMPNIVTAVLASYRGYDTLGETFVIFTAGLGVLLLLGIQDGPGTRPGSSAIGEHLVLRVVVKMLLPLILLFALYVQFHGDFGAGGGFQAGVILATGFILYDLVFGDGDARLVVPPRWLHRLAALGVLIYAAVGLFAMLRGYAFLDYSALAADPVDGQHLGVMLVELGVGITVFSVVMAVFYALAGRRRIP
- a CDS encoding Na+/H+ antiporter subunit E; this translates as MRYLYATVMLFGFWMLLSGLFSAFMLSLGLFSVLLTVWFLRRMDATDHDPSILYPNLRLLGYLPWLFWMVVKSNIDLARRIWDPRMPIHPTWTRLDTRVTTPFEKTLYANSITLTPGTLTTDVNDDHFMVHSLYKEGIDELRCGEMERRILRLKV